A stretch of Primulina tabacum isolate GXHZ01 chromosome 13, ASM2559414v2, whole genome shotgun sequence DNA encodes these proteins:
- the LOC142522129 gene encoding uncharacterized protein LOC142522129 → MKNCSGQLVNAVKSVIILPPRCSGRTRSRLLRITGFGEGCFPIKYLGVPLFRGNRVCSLFDPLVQMVVQPPLAVMERLENVFNGFLWGSRSLDKKWHWARFIPMGQIHDEKILPVGASSLCSSAGFISPTWRRLLKIRARAESGIRWRIGVGDVAFWDDIWCGDVPLSSQVLLRGDRGVRVSHFLSDGAWDFDLLCSVVPPSVAETITLIPIASGEPDSAIWVHSSDGVFFR, encoded by the exons ATGAAAAACTGCTCGGGGCAGTTGGTGAATGCAGTTAAGAGTGTCAttattttgcctccgaggtgttCTGGTCGTACTCGTTCCCGTCTCCTTCGTATCACTGGGTTTGGGGAGGGTTGTTTTCCTATCAAATACCTCGGAGTTCCTTTGTTTCGTGGGAATAGAGTTTGCTCTCTTTTTGATCCCCTTGTGCAGATG GTAGTCCAGCCACCTCTGGCAGTTATGGAGAGGCTTGAGAATGTTTTCAATGGTTTCCTGTGGGGATCCAGATCCTTGGataagaaatggcattgggcgaG GTTCATCCCTATGGGCCAAATTCATGATGAGAAAATACTGCCAGTTGGTGCATCCAGCTTATGTTCATCTGCTGGgttcatttctcccacttggcgtcGTTTGCTTAAGATTAGGGCTCGTGCTGAATCTGGCATTCGATGGAGAATTGGGGTGGGAGATGTTGCTTTTTGGGATGACATCTGGTGTGGGGATGTTCCCTTGTCTAGTCAGGTCCTGCTTAGGGGGGATCGGGGTGTCCGTGTTTCTCACTTTCTTTCAGATGGGGCTTGGGATTTTGACCTCCTCTGCTCAGTTGTCCCACCCTCTGTTGCTGAGACTATTACTCTGATCCCTATTGCATCGGGGGAGCCCGATTCGGCTATTTGGGTGCATAGTTCTGACGGTGTTTTTTTTCGCTGA